One genomic segment of Centropristis striata isolate RG_2023a ecotype Rhode Island chromosome 11, C.striata_1.0, whole genome shotgun sequence includes these proteins:
- the b3gnt5b gene encoding lactosylceramide 1,3-N-acetyl-beta-D-glucosaminyltransferase B has product MFVNFRRIRKCQCVQLMTTCLVLSVVMVCWEQLDNSVVSHVKSYSYRYLVNRFTYINKSLTIPREQARSFSNFRYLLDHPDKCAGEDVLLLLFVKTSPENIERRNAIRSTWGNETYIQNALGVTVKVVFALGAPQPRKESSRSRRGGVQERLINEDRIHGDLIQQDFLDSFHNLTLKLILQFHWMHSRCAHARFLMTADDDIFVHMPNLVSYLQDVSSRGATDFWVGRVHRGAPPIRSKDSKYYVPFEMYQWLSYPDYTAGAGYVVSRDVADKIYQATMTLNASLYIDDVFMGICANAVGVSPQEHAYFSGEGKAPYHLCIYDQMMTSHGHVEDIHDLWKAATHPQVKQKTSGLTGRLYCTAVKIALLCQPYYFNTYPCKAAFL; this is encoded by the coding sequence ATGTTTGTGAATTTCCGCCGGATACGAAAATGCCAGTGTGTGCAGCTGATGACCACCTGCCTGGTGCTGTCGGTGGTGATGGTTTGCTGGGAGCAGCTGGACAACAGCGTCGTCAGCCACGTCAAGTCCTACTCCTACCGCTACCTGGTCAACCGCTTTACCTACATCAACAAGAGCCTCACCATTCCTCGTGAGCAGGCTAGAAGCTTCAGCAACTTCCGCTACCTGCTGGATCACCCGGACAAGTGCGCCGGCGAGgacgtcctcctcctcctcttcgtcaAGACGTCCCCGGAGAACATTGAGAGGCGAAACGCCATCAGATCCACCTGGGGCAATGAGACCTACATCCAGAACGCCCTGGGAGTGACAGTCAAGGTGGTGTTCGCCTTAGGGGCGCCTCAGCCCAGAAAGGAGTCCTCACGGAGCAGGAGGGGCGGGGTTCAGGAGAGGCTTATCAATGAGGACCGCATCCACGGCGATCTGATCCAACAAGACTTTTTGGACTCCTTCCACAACCTGACCCTGAAGCTGATCCTGCAGTTCCACTGGATGCACAGCCGCTGTGCACACGCTCGCTTCCTCATGACCGCGGACGACGACATCTTCGTCCACATGCCCAACCTGGTGAGCTACCTCCAGGACGTGAGCAGCAGGGGCGCCACCGACTTCTGGGTGGGCCGAGTGCACAGGGGGGCGCCGCCGATCCGAAGCAAAGACAGCAAGTACTACGTGCCCTTCGAGATGTACCAGTGGTTGTCGTACCCCGACTACACCGCCGGGGCCGGGTACGTCGTCTCCAGGGACGTGGCGGACAAAATCTACCAAGCCACGATGACCCTGAACGCCTCTCTTTACATAGACGACGTGTTCATGGGCATCTGCGCCAACGCTGTTGGCGTGTCACCACAGGAGCACGCCTATTTCTCAGGTGAGGGCAAAGCGCCGTATCACTTGTGCATCTACGACCAGATGATGACCTCACACGGCCACGTGGAGGACATTCACGACCTGTGGAAGGCGGCGACACACCCGCAGGTGAAGCAGAAGACCTCTGGACTCACAGGGAGGCTTTACTGCACAGCCGTGAAAATAGCTCTACTCTGTCAACCATACTATTTTAACACCTACCCTTGCAAAGCAGCATTTTTGTAG